The stretch of DNA TTTGACGTTTTACTAACACTTATATTCTTGTGATTTCTTCTATACTTATGCTCCTTGTTCAATAAGTAAAGttttttctattgttgATATCCAACGGGTCTCGGGTAACACCAATGGATCTTCTTATTATTCCTATTGTAAAGTGGAAGAGTAAATTTCAAGATTGTTgcaatgataatgaagcAAGCAATAGTAATTTGCcttatttgaatttatacCAAGTTCGCTTACAAATAAAACATTTATCTCGTGGATCTAAGCATATCGGGGCTAAAATTTAATACTTTTTACAACAGTAACAGTATCCGTGTTTTTTTGCATACTTGTATTATCGGTTTATAGGTGGTGTAtcaattttggttttcCTCGGTTgcaattttctttttgtattGTGTGGGGATTgattactactacttttattgtgaaaaaaaaaaaaagtgcaCAACTTCAATTGCAAACTCCGCGTAAGATTCTTCTAcagggaaaaaaaaaaaatttttttcagtaTAAACCTGTAAGGAATCACTCCACCACTTACATCTACATTCTTCCAACATTTCTTTGAATGACAGTATCCAATACTATCAAAATATTAAGAACAGTACAACAAGTTCGTCAATGGAGAGCACAATGTTTTTTACGAAATGAATCAGTAGGATTTGTCCCCACTATGGGAGCATTACACGCTGGTCATtgttcattaattaatcaatcgattaaagaaaatgataaaacCGTCGTTTCAATATTTGTTAATCCTTCACAATTTGCTCCTCATGAAGATCTTGATAATTATCCTCGAACTTTAGATCATGATTTACAAATCTTACAaactaacaacaacaacaacaacaacaacaaaatcgTGGATGCAGTATTTGTTCCAAAAGTTTCAGAAATGTATCCTTCAGGGATCTCATTAGATATTGGTAAACAACGAGGAGCATTTGTAACGGTTCATGGATCATCTGAACAATTAGAAGGTATCACTAGACCACAATTTTTCCGTGGTGTAGCTACCGTGGtaacaaaattattaaatattgttcaaccaacaaatatttattttggtCAAAAAGATGCTCAACAATGTGTTGTTATACAAAATTTAGTCAaagatttaataataaatactAATGTTAGAATCATGCCTACATTAAGAGAATCAAATGGATTAGCTATGTCttcaagaaatcaatatttatcTCAAGAAATGAAAGATAAAAGttcattaatttatcaaggTTTAAAAACTGGtgaaaattattatctCAATCATAGTAAAGATAGCGGTGATAAAGTTTCAgctaatgaaattttacaACAGATTAAACCTATTATAAGTTCTGATCCTGATTTCGATATTGAATATATAGCTGTTAGTCATCCAGAAACTTTAGAAGATCTTGATTATGTGGTGCCTGGTACTGGTGCAATTGTTTCCACTGCTGTTAAAGTACCTAAAGAAAACTCTGATGAAAAGGCAAGATTAATTGACAATATTATCTTACATTAGATAATTTGAACccccccaaaaaaaaaacaagaaagtAGATTCTACTACAATAAATAATGGATAAATGTTTTAATGAACTGTTTTTAATAGAATGTACATAGAAAGTATATagatatatttatatcCTGGATGGGATTAAATTCCTCTTTGCTTCTTGAATAAGGAACTAACTCTGTTACTGGTAGATATTTCATTTGATCTTCTTTTCGATTGttgtttaataatatcCTCATAAATCtctttatcttttaataattgcttttcaaatttttgtttatttaaaattgcTTCTGAATCGATTTTATTACGATGGGAATCAGCAACcccaaaaaatttataaccATATTCTAATAACCAAATTGGATCAACTGTAGTTACACAGTTCATATACTCTTTTTTCGTCAACACTAATTCATGATAAATGACATAATTCGTACTCAAATTACTATCCAATAAACTACTAGTTGGGTGTAAAAACATTTTCATATATGAATGACGTAAGTTAACAAACTCTGGTTGTCCatttaaattcattttggTTAATTTTGCCAGTTGCTGATAAAATGAAGCACAAAGACATTTACGTATATCATCATCGGTTTTCGATTTCAAAATTGCcaatttattctttttcataatTAACATTAATTGATGTTTAATATCTTTAGCTCGatataatgattttaattgtAAAAAATTCTTATCACACCAATTATTAATCTTGGTATAATTAcctttaaatttatttaaattgatattcCATTGATTGAAAACATTCAATAAAGTTAAATGATCCGATTCggatataataaatttctCTCTTGCCATATCTGCTTCATTAGCTCTTTCTTTGGGTCGattaaatatatttggCACCGATAACATAGCTACAATAGTCACCACTTCTTCAGAACAATGGAATTCAGGTTGTGTGgataataaaatcaattttgcCAATGTTGGCTCGATGGGGAATTGTGTCATTGAATGTCCTAATTTTGTCAATTCACCAAGATTATCTAATGCTCCAATAGCCCATAAATCATATAATGAACAATTTAAAAGATCTTTGGGTGGTGGGTCTAAAAATGGGAAACTATTGATATCATTAACTTTCAaagattttaataataacatAATATTACTTAAATTACTTCGTTGGATTTCAGGGATCGGTTGTACATACATACTGTCGGGTTCAGTGGCTTTTTCAGTATATAATCGATAAGCAATACCTGCACCAGTTCTACCTGCACGACCACTACGTTGATCAGCATTTGCCAACGAGATGGGAACCACTTGTAATGTATCCATACCTAGTTTCGGGTTATAAACTTTAACTTTAACAAGTCCACAATCAATAACATATTTGATTCCATCAACCGTCAATGAAGTTTCAGCAATATTTGttgccaccaccactttTCTTCGTTGCAAGTTCGTTTTgttaaatattttcttttgtaaaTCCTGTGGCATTGTAGAATAAATTGGGAAAATATCTAATGGAGGTGGATCTTCAagtaaattcaatttttctttaattaaatcacAAGTAATCTCAATATCTTCTTGACCAGTCATAAACACAAGAATATCACCATCATTggcattattattatcggCATTCCATCTACCTAAATGAATAGTTAAAACCTGTTTAACAGCCATTTCAACATAATCCATATTCACGTCTCGGTTGAAAAAAACTTCAACTGGGAAAGTTCTTCCAGGTATATGAAATTGTGGAgcaacaccaaaaaatttCGTAAATCTATTTGCATTCATCGTAGCACTGGTgataattaatttcaaatcttttcTCTTGGCTAACaagtttttgaataatCCTAAAAGAATATCAGTATTTAATGATCTTTCATGTGCTTCGTCCATTATAATACAACTATAATTAGCCAACATGGGATCAGCCAAGATTTCTCGTAGTAAAATACCTTCCGTCATGTATTTGATAACAGTCTTTTTGTTGTCAGTTTTATCCTCAAATCTAATGGAATACCCAACTTCTTCACCTAATTTACAATTCATTTCCTCACTGACTCTTTTAGCAACTGACATGGCAGCTACTCTTCTAGGCTGGGTACACGCAATAATTCTCTTCTCGCCGTTCTTATCAATATTAGCCCCAAACCCATCTTCATATAAAAATTGTGTTAATTGAGTTGTTTTCCCAGACCCAGTTTCACCAATAACTATAGTTACTTGATTATCTCTTATGGTGGTCAACAAATCATTTCTGACAGCAAAAGCTGGTAACAGTTGTCTTTGCTGTTGTATATCCTGGTGTTTTGTTTCGTTTACATCAGcatttttctcttcttgtTTAATTTCCTCGGTGGTATTGGCTGTATCAATAATAGATCCAATGTTGCTATTTTCCACGCCAGCTGCTTCTTTGGCTTGTAGCGCCCTTTCACGTTTTGAACGTCTATTCTGTACCACAAATGATCCTTGCTTTGCCATTGATGCTAATTCAGACGTAGGATCTTTTACTGGGTTCACTGTAGGTCCAATCCCTCGTATACTTGATCCAGAAATTTGTAAttgtaaatattgtttCAGATTTTCAAGAAATGGTGGGATGAAAACATGACTAGTTATAGGTATTCGatttaattcattcaaaGATTGTTGATGATCATAATCGATATATTCACCAAATTCATTGAATGTTGCCCCACTTTCATTGAATGATGTCTTGGGTGTTCTTTTAGGATGTCTAGTATTGCGAATTCTCTTACGTTGTCGTTGTGGTAGATCTTCATCAATCTCATTGTCTCTAGCAAGTGCACTTTCTTCATCTATGTTATACCATTCTCTATCAGCTTCAATGTTGGAAAAGTTGTCTAAATTTATGTCGCCTagatcttcttcttcatatGTCGATGGTTCAGAAACTGGTGGTGTTGCCGGTCGAAATGGCAAGTTAGAAGAGACACCTTGTGGCTTGGATGGTACTGATGACGATGGTGACAACGACGACGGAGTTTCCTTCTTAATTCGAAGTGCATCTTCTCTTTTCatctttttgaatttagttGGAGGTTTTATTTTGGGTAGATTAaagtcatcatcatcaagaTCAAGATCAAGATCATCATCTACTATAGGTTTatgttctttctttttatttagtATTTTAACTTTTGGTTTAGTAGTTGTTTCTAGTTCATCAAGTTCATCATCTAAATCGTCTAATATATTCATTGTAGATATATTGTTTATCCGAGGAGAGGGGAAGGTGTTGTTGTCTATATTGAATTCtaagaaagaaattgttatggttgtaaaaattgaaacatcaccaacaaaaaaaaaaatacgCATCAACAGGTCTGAAACCAATCTCTAGATGAACACTCCCAAATATCTCTTGCAATGACAAATAAAGGGAAATTATCGAAAACTATTCTGAAATATTTTGCAAATACCATTGGATTTTCATGTCGAATAACACCACCTCCCAATACATCTTTAGAATTAGATTATCTCCTACATAATTTCCATAAATTGGCTCCATTAGACAATTTTCAAACCATTTCTAATTCAAATCATGGATTTTTCATAAATGCAATATATAGTCCCTGTCGTGATGAATCTTGgtttaaattaattaaaccTGATgaaaatcatttatttgaagaaatcgATTCTAAATTCACCAATACtattaaaaatgattttattaataaattgaccAGTTTAGTGGCTATTCCTAGATATTcatatattgaaaataataaagactttcaaaattataaattacaAATACGATTTGATCATAATATACAGAGATCTATCGCTAATTATAAAGggaaatataatttgaCAACTAGTACTGTTGACGATccatttatttcaattataaaCAATGACAATGCCAATGGaactaataatgatgatgatgacgagGTACTGattgattatgaaaaattgagaGTAAATCTAAGGcacaattttcaaaaatttcataaatttgataaaattgaaatcataACCAATCCAAATAGATTAATAAATAGATTGAAATGATCAATACATAATAGACgtatatatttatcaaaacttTCTTGAGTATCGGTTTAAAACTAACTAATTTACTTTTTAGATATCTTATTAACAGcttcaatatctttttctaaaatatcattcaaataatttaatcCCATTTGTTGCTTCAATAAAACTTTTGAAAGTTTATGAATTGCTTCTTCAATGTTACTGTCAGATTGTTCTGCTGCAGTAGTTACCGATCCCTTTTTCGATGTAGATTCTTCACCTTCAATCAAagtattatttaataaattgacaGAATTTTCACATTGGTAATTAAATTCTTCTGCTCGTTCTTTTAGTATGGCTAATCTAGCAAACACATCACTCAATTTACCAATCGAACTATTTGGGtcattcaatttagatgttaataattcaaattgttttgagatttcctcttcttctggTAATAATGGATAACCTTTCAATTTCACAATAGCTAAAATTGTTGCTAATCTTAATAATCTTCTCGATAATTTAGTATGTCTTGATTTAGCTTTCATTATTCTTGTGGTATTTTCTAAATCATGTTGTGATGACAAATTATctaaattttgattgatattattgagTAAAACTCTTGATTTAGCAACATAATCCAATTgtgtttcaattctttgtGCAACGTCATTAAAGGAGTTGACTTTTATGGGATAATAATTAGGTCCTGGTCTTGCGATCATGGCATTTTCCCAATCTTCAGCTGATTCATTAGCAGGACGAggttgatttaataatacattgatttcttgatcactaaatttattatagaTATAAGTCTTTAATGCACATTTAGAAGAATTTGGATCCCATTGTTCCCAAATTTTAGTTAATTGATCATTTATTGCTGGTGTATAGGTATAAGTATTATTGTTCACTTGTTGGTTTGTATTAGACCCAAATGGCCCACTGGttagatttgaaatttgattagTATTGCCATTAGTAGctgttgaatttgatgattgtGGTGGTTGACTCCAACTAAACGATGGTTGGGCATTGTTTGTGGTATTGGAAGAAAATAATCCCGAAGactgttgctgttgctgttgcgGTTGTTGcgtttgttgttgctgagTATTTCCAAAAAGACCTCCGGAAGTATTTGGTTGTTTATTACCAAATAATCCACCAGTTGTTCCTTGATTTGATCCAAAAGTAGTGGACCCTGTGTTTGCGGTAGTAGATGAACCTCCGAAAAGTCCTCCTCCAGTAGCTGGTTTATTGCCAAATaatccaccaccactagtTGTAGTAttcagttgttgttgttgttgttgttgttgctggCCTCCAAACAAGCCTCCTCCAGTATTAGTACCTGTGGTATTTGATTGTCCTCCAAATAACCCGCCGCCAGTATTATTGGCTGTGTTATTTGTTTGTCCGCCAAACAAG from Candida albicans SC5314 chromosome R, complete sequence encodes:
- the PAN6 gene encoding pantoate--beta-alanine ligase (Ortholog(s) have pantoate-beta-alanine ligase activity, role in pantothenate biosynthetic process and cytosol, nucleus localization), with amino-acid sequence MTVSNTIKILRTVQQVRQWRAQCFLRNESVGFVPTMGALHAGHCSLINQSIKENDKTVVSIFVNPSQFAPHEDLDNYPRTLDHDLQILQTNNNNNNNNKIVDAVFVPKVSEMYPSGISLDIGKQRGAFVTVHGSSEQLEGITRPQFFRGVATVVTKLLNIVQPTNIYFGQKDAQQCVVIQNLVKDLIINTNVRIMPTLRESNGLAMSSRNQYLSQEMKDKSSLIYQGLKTGENYYLNHSKDSGDKVSANEILQQIKPIISSDPDFDIEYIAVSHPETLEDLDYVVPGTGAIVSTAVKVPKENSDEKARLIDNIILH
- a CDS encoding DEAH-box RNA helicase (Ortholog(s) have RNA-dependent ATPase activity, second spliceosomal transesterification activity and role in RNA exon ligation, generation of catalytic spliceosome for second transesterification step); the protein is MRIFFFVGDVSIFTTITISFLEFNIDNNTFPSPRINNISTMNILDDLDDELDELETTTKPKVKILNKKKEHKPIVDDDLDLDLDDDDFNLPKIKPPTKFKKMKREDALRIKKETPSSLSPSSSVPSKPQGVSSNLPFRPATPPVSEPSTYEEEDLGDINLDNFSNIEADREWYNIDEESALARDNEIDEDLPQRQRKRIRNTRHPKRTPKTSFNESGATFNEFGEYIDYDHQQSLNELNRIPITSHVFIPPFLENSKQYLQLQISGSSIRGIGPTVNPVKDPTSELASMAKQGSFVVQNRRSKRERALQAKEAAGVENSNIGSIIDTANTTEEIKQEEKNADVNETKHQDIQQQRQSLPAFAVRNDLLTTIRDNQVTIVIGETGSGKTTQLTQFLYEDGFGANIDKNGEKRIIACTQPRRVAAMSVAKRVSEEMNCKLGEEVGYSIRFEDKTDNKKTVIKYMTEGILLREILADPMLANYSCIIMDEAHERSLNTDILLGLFKNLLAKRKDLKLIITSATMNANRFTKFFGVAPQFHIPGRTFPVEVFFNRDVNMDYVEMAVKQVLTIHLGRWNADNNNANDGDILVFMTGQEDIEITCDLIKEKLNLLEDPPPLDIFPIYSTMPQDLQKKIFNKTNLQRRKVVVATNIAETSLTVDGIKYVIDCGLVKVKVYNPKLGMDTLQVVPISLANADQRSGRAGRTGAGIAYRLYTEKATEPDSMYVQPIPEIQRSNLSNIMLLLKSLKVNDINSFPFLDPPPKDLLNCSLYDLWAIGALDNLGELTKLGHSMTQFPIEPTLAKLILLSTQPEFHCSEEVVTIVAMLSVPNIFNRPKERANEADMAREKFIISESDHLTLLNVFNQWNINLNKFKGNYTKINNWCDKNFLQLKSLYRAKDIKHQLMLIMKKNKLAILKSKTDDDIRKCLCASFYQQSAKLTKMNLNGQPEFVNLRHSYMKMFLHPTSSLLDSNLSTNYVIYHELVLTKKEYMNCVTTVDPIWLLEYGYKFFGVADSHRNKIDSEAILNKQKFEKQLLKDKEIYEDIIKQQSKRRSNEISTSNRVSSLFKKQRGI
- a CDS encoding uncharacterized protein (Ortholog of C. dubliniensis CD36 : Cd36_27570, C. parapsilosis CDC317 : CPAR2_801010, Candida tenuis NRRL Y-1498 : cten_CGOB_00198 and Debaryomyces hansenii CBS767 : DEHA2E09306g) yields the protein MTNKGKLSKTISKYFANTIGFSCRITPPPNTSLELDYLLHNFHKLAPLDNFQTISNSNHGFFINAIYSPCRDESWFKLIKPDENHLFEEIDSKFTNTIKNDFINKLTSLVAIPRYSYIENNKDFQNYKLQIRFDHNIQRSIANYKGKYNLTTSTVDDPFISIINNDNANGTNNDDDDEVSIDYEKLRVNLRHNFQKFHKFDKIEIITNPNRLINRLK
- a CDS encoding FG-nucleoporin (Ortholog(s) have nucleocytoplasmic transporter activity, structural constituent of nuclear pore activity and role in NLS-bearing protein import into nucleus, nuclear pore organization, protein targeting to nuclear inner membrane), whose translation is MFGSTNNTSSGGGGLFGSSNTASSTGGGGLFGANKPATTTTGFGSQPQQGSNLFGSSSNTGGGLFGNQQQQQQQQANTSGGLFGNKPATGGGLFGAQANNTSNTSGGGLFGGQTNNTTNNTGGGLFGGQTNNTANNTGGGLFGGQSNTTGTNTGGGLFGGQQQQQQQQQSNTTTSGGGLFGNKPATGGGLFGGSSTTANTGSTTFGSNQGTTGGLFGNKQPNTSGGLFGNTQQQQTQQPQQQQQQSSGLFSSNTTNNAQPSFSWSQPPQSSNSTATNGNTNQISNLTSGPFGSNTNQQVNNNTYTYTPAINDQLTKIWEQWDPNSSKCALKTYIYNKFSDQEINVLLNQPRPANESAEDWENAMIARPGPNYYPIKVNSFNDVAQRIETQLDYVAKSRVLLNNINQNLDNLSSQHDLENTTRIMKAKSRHTKLSRRLLRLATILAIVKLKGYPLLPEEEEISKQFELLTSKLNDPNSSIGKLSDVFARLAILKERAEEFNYQCENSVNLLNNTLIEGEESTSKKGSVTTAAEQSDSNIEEAIHKLSKVLLKQQMGLNYLNDILEKDIEAVNKISKK